In Victivallis sp. Marseille-Q1083, the genomic stretch TGATTTCCGGGGAATTGCCGTGTTGTGCTGCCGTCATCAGTACGGTCCAGCCGTCGGCAAAAGCAAGATTGGGATTAATCCCGCTGTTGATCACCAGCGAAACCGCTTTCATATCCGGATTGGTGGCTACCGCGCAGAAAGCCGGTATTCCCCGGATGTTGCGCCGTTCCAGATTGACGCCGGCGTCGATTGCTTTTTGGATATCGGCCAGTGAACCGTTTCGCAGCAATTCTTCCAGTTGCGTGCCATACGGAATCCCGGACGGGTTGTTCGGTTTGTTGGCCGGCTGGATGATCGCTTCCAGTTGGGCCAGTGCCTCGCTGCCGACCCGCGCGGCATTGTCATTGGCGTAATCCCATGCCGTATGGCCCTGCGGATCTTGAAGTTTCGCATCGGCACCGTGCCGGAGCAATGTGGAAATGACCTTCGGATTGGGATTGCGCCAGGCCGCCAGCATCAGCGGCGTTTGGCCTTCGCGGTTCAGGATATTCACCGGCATCCCGGCGTTCAGCAGCACTTCAACGACTTTTTCATTGGGATTGGCAATCGCGGCCAGATGTAGTGCCGACTGAGAACCGCTGCGCGGACCGGAACGCAGGTCGGTCTGGGCGCCGGCATCCAGTAACGCTTTGATGATTTCTTCATTTTCAGCCATTTCGGCGCCGGCGATGAGCGCCGTGTAATTATACATGCCGCGGGCGTCGACTTCGGCTCCGGATTGCAGCAGCAGCCTGATCACTTTGACGTCCGGATTGAATTTGGCGGCATTGATCAACGCGGTGTTGTAAATATCGTCGATTTCGGCTGGATCGGCGCCTTTCTGCAAAGCTGCCGCCACTTCATCGGCGGTCGCCGTTCTGGCAAAGACGCTGAAATTTTCCAGAGGCGCGGTTTCGGCGGGATCCGGTTCGGTTCTGGCTTGCTGGGAGTAAGCCGTACCGATTGCCAGTGTGACGGCGACAATGGCAACGATCATTTGCATTTTTCGACTGGTGGTCATTGGAAACCTCCTTTGGGTTAGGATGTTTTTGATCCGTAAGGATAGGTTGCTGCGCCGTCCGGCCATGCCGATGGCGGCCGGGCAATTGGAAATCAGGCAGGTTTTTTCCGCCAGTTTGAGCAGACTACTGGAATAAACTTGCGGCGACCTCTTCGCAACTTTGGCTGTGGACTTGGAGCAGGCGGTGCAGCAGCGGGTTCCACCAGCAGAAGGCGGCGATGATTCGCCCGAGCAGACCGGTCAATGGATCGCCCTGCCGGACATGGGCCAATTCATGCAGCAGAATGCTCTGCATTTCATCATCGGACAAATGGTTGACCAATTTGGCCGGGATGATGATTGTCGGTTGGCGGAAGCCGATGGTGATCGGCGAGTCGACGATCGGCGAACAGAAAAGTGTCAACCGGCGCCGGAGTTGCAGCGTTTCGGCCGACCGGCGCAGCAGGCAGTTGAATTTTGGCTCGGTCAACGGCTCCAGACCGACCCGGAACCAGCGAAGAAACAGCAAGCCGTGGAGCAGATACAGCAAACCGGCGAGGGTGCCGATTCCCCCAGAGCGACAGAATTGCTTGAGACAACCGCCTGCCGGACAACCTGACGTGCGGTTGTCCGCTTGCGGACCCGGCGGTATCGGCTCCGGAGCCGTCCGATTCGACCGCTTCCGTCTGGTTGGCCGGCGGTGCCGGACGGACCGGGGCAGTGGGAGGGAGCGGTTGCATGTTTCCCGCGTCCGGCCGGAAAATACCGGATCCGGTCAATTGAAAGATCAGGAAAAATGGAATAATCAGACCGATGGCGGCGATGGCTCCGAAGGCTATTGTTTTTCGCCGCATCGCCGATTGGCGCCGCGCCAGAAAGGTGCCGGTCAGGCCGAGCAAAGACAGTGCGATCAGTTGCAAAGCCAGCGTGATGACCGGGCTGCTCAGACAATCCGCGAACAGATTCATCGGCTATTTCTCCTGGTTGTATTGATCGATGAGCGTTTTCAGTTCCTGTACTTCGTCGGCAGAGAGCTTCGAGTGTTCGAACAGTGCGCGTACCAATCCCAGGCAGGAACCGCCGAAGATGCGGTGTTGAACGTCTTCGAGAATGGCCCCGGAGGCCTGTTCCCGCCCGACGGTCGGCAGGAAGGTGAATTTCCGGCCGCTGCCCCGATGGGTCAGCCAGCCTTTTTCTTCCAGCCGCAGAACTTGAACCTGAAAAGTGGTGCGTTTCAAGCCGGTTTGGTTTTTGGCGTTGACCCGTTCCATGATATCGGC encodes the following:
- a CDS encoding ankyrin repeat domain-containing protein, whose product is MTTSRKMQMIVAIVAVTLAIGTAYSQQARTEPDPAETAPLENFSVFARTATADEVAAALQKGADPAEIDDIYNTALINAAKFNPDVKVIRLLLQSGAEVDARGMYNYTALIAGAEMAENEEIIKALLDAGAQTDLRSGPRSGSQSALHLAAIANPNEKVVEVLLNAGMPVNILNREGQTPLMLAAWRNPNPKVISTLLRHGADAKLQDPQGHTAWDYANDNAARVGSEALAQLEAIIQPANKPNNPSGIPYGTQLEELLRNGSLADIQKAIDAGVNLERRNIRGIPAFCAVATNPDMKAVSLVINSGINPNLAFADGWTVLMTAAQHGNSPEIIKILADAGADINHQDAGGWTPLIAAIFHNSDAAMIEALLKAGADPTLAAKNGQTPLDFARRIFEPENENGQKIYHLVEQAVKKKAQK
- a CDS encoding M56 family metallopeptidase; its protein translation is MPRSVRHRRPTRRKRSNRTAPEPIPPGPQADNRTSGCPAGGCLKQFCRSGGIGTLAGLLYLLHGLLFLRWFRVGLEPLTEPKFNCLLRRSAETLQLRRRLTLFCSPIVDSPITIGFRQPTIIIPAKLVNHLSDDEMQSILLHELAHVRQGDPLTGLLGRIIAAFCWWNPLLHRLLQVHSQSCEEVAASLFQ
- a CDS encoding BlaI/MecI/CopY family transcriptional regulator; amino-acid sequence: MKKKNLPKLTPAEFDIMDVVWQTDGCSIADIMERVNAKNQTGLKRTTFQVQVLRLEEKGWLTHRGSGRKFTFLPTVGREQASGAILEDVQHRIFGGSCLGLVRALFEHSKLSADEVQELKTLIDQYNQEK